The segment acCATGGTAAATTAACCTTTTAAATCCCACACTGCGTTTGTCCAGCAGTAATAGATCACCACTTATACATACtcattaaaattttatttttactttttccaATGACCAAATATCATTGCCTGCTGACGGGAAGGTCAGGTGTAGCaacataaacaaacacaatgtttagGATTGACTATTCTTATtctactgttttattattattattgcactATTGGCTACAACCAACGATTCGTTTTGTACAATCAAATGGCAACAGCTTAATAACTGGTCACATTTGAAAGAACTACACTCCAAATTACTATCAAATTGACAAGTAGGCCCATTCTCCCCTTAACAATAATCTTGTACCGGACCGGGATACTTAGCAATATCACTGTTATCTAAATCGTTAGCTATTAtgcaaaattttaattaattaatcaattaaataattatttttttcaacaaaacctccttaaatgaagaaaatacaaaatatattaaattattACAATAAAAGGTGTATTCATAAACATAACCAGATAACCCTGACACTCATGGACGACCCCCATACCATCCAgacaaagtatgaaacaaatTTATCTGAGCAGCTGACCGAGATCAAGATCATCACATGCAAGACACTGGTTACGAAACAAAACTCAACTGAGACTATCACGCCATAGTCTATAATACATACTTTTTGGTCAGATTTAAATTTCCTTCTGAAATAATgcaattaaagtcacctggaaatagagcttaattttttttcaaacataagagtatatgtttagtaacaataaaacatttgttttaagtaattgtttgtaacgatatatatgtttaaaaaatagataaagttgtttggtacgtagagtaaacacacgtgcaagtacattctagtccaagtcgtgagtttgtacgtgtcgaacacaatttatttcttgcatttttccggcagtgccgaccaagtgtattgctgctagATGCAGCAGAACAACTacagatggggtcagtctgcatggctggtcagactcacaagagcaatagtacctagtggtccggtccgacttctttttcagcgctgtgcaacATTTTCTCTTctaatatcgcgcctcgattgacgtcacgaaaagcgccctctcgggtcgggcctacccttaaatttgtaaataagataataactaattttttagaaccttatttaactgtttattcacattcctaCTCATCCAAAAACTAGGgacaaaagcttttttttgacaaaataccacttccaggtaacTTTAAGCAGCGAGAAACCCTGTgcaagcttcttttttttttaaatataacaattaaaagtgttttaagTAGTAGTTTTATTACATCATCAAATGTTTTCGGGCAAACAATGCGCAGCCTTTAAAATGACATCttttcattaaacaaaaacctGGTTAAGTCAgccccaaaaagaaaaaaataggaaCAAAACAATGCTtcacttttatttaaaaaaaatattgaatccCTTCAAAATCAGGGTTGATCAAGTACAGCGGGACTGATAACTAAAACTCCCGGGGTCAGAGCTGACCTGGATCCTGATCCCTAGGTATCCGGACCACTTTATGGGTCAGACTGACCCCGAACCGACCAAGAAACTTGTTCAACCAAGGACTTGGTTTGAGCTTGCATCATGCGGCATTTTCGTGACCCCTAAGATCCGGTGCTCCAAAATCtgcactgtttttgtttgtttgttgggggggggggggggggtacacttCGGTTGCTTGTACTCTAAACACATCAGGGTCGTATTGACCCGGATTAAAGGTGGAGGGGCGTGACCCATTCCGGATCAAGCCACATGACACATGACACACGGATCCGGGTAAAGTCTGACCAGTTTTTACAGTGTAGAAGATATTAAATGTATTATTCTATTAATATCGTCAATAGAGATGATTCTTTAGGAATGCCAAAAGTTTGGGTTTATACGAGTTCCTTCATGGACATGTAGCACTTTTTCATACTATACCAGTCATTCTTCCACAAGTACCATTGCAGCCCATGTGAAATTGGTTCCTCTCCTTGCTGGTAGTATATCCCATTCAGGTGCGAAGATGCACATCCATTGAACCACCATGCCCCACCAGTTCTGACAGCGCAGTTTGCAGATTCTTCAAGATGTTCAAATACGTCATTGTCCCTGTCCTTGGTTGTGAAGTTTTGTCCATTATGGTACATCAGAGCATCACCAGCAGGACTGTTGGCATCGAAGGAACCAACGTGAAGGGTGTATAGGTCACCAGATACAGCAAACTCTTTGTAACTTGCCCAAGCCGTTCCGTTCTCCCAATCCGTTAGGCCTACTCTTAATTCCCATTGGCCCGACTTAGTCAGGGCTTGCAGGATGTCATTCCCGAGCCAGAACTCACCAGATGGATCGCCAAAGCCAGATTGGTAGGTGGCCCAGTCGCGGTAGAAGTCAACAGAGCCGTCTTGTCTTCTCTGGAACACAATCCAGCCTCCTCCATCAGTTTCCATGTCACAGTAGACCCGTATGCCATCAGTCAGACCAGCAGGAAAGATGGTATAGATGCCATTATCACGATGACCAGCTCTGTACCACATCTGGCAACTGGTGTACTGGTTACGTATTATACCATAGTAGGCACTTCCATCCAGCTGGATGAAGTCAGCAGGACTGTGATCTCTTGTAGCGTTATTCAACTCACAGGATTTTTTACTGATGTGGTAGTTGAATGAGGCACACTGTCGATCAGAAGAGCAGTCTCGCCCACAGATCACTGGAGAAGATACAGTCTTCCATTCATACTTGTGATTTATCAAAGTGTGGTTGTACGTCAAGAAGAAGATGGATTCCCTCCATTGAAGACACTGGCATAACTTTACTAAGAATGCCAAAATCAACACTGAGATGGTAGCCTTCATTTTGAGGAGCgatatcaaaacaaacaaacttgtgtCCGCGAGTGAGTCTTTGGTTTTTCAACAAGCTTTTATAATATTGTCTAATAATCTTGCCTCAAACTTGACTCCAAAGCGCATTTATAGGTAACACGTCTTAAAGCTGTCTTGATAGTTTGATGATTAAAGAAGTTCGAAGACGACTCTAACCATCCGAGTGTGTGTTTGGTTCTTCAACAAGATGTAATTGTCTAAAAGTCTTGCCTCAAACTTGACTACTAAAGTTGCATTGGGTTACGTCTTCACGATATTGATGGTGGTTTGACGATAAAAGAAGACGACTCAAAATCACCAAGATGTGTATTCTGCCTCCAACCGCGTCTTGAGTGAAATATTTTGTGCGAATCTTCGTTTATGAGGAGCTTTTGATGGAAGTATCGTGACGTACATTAAAACCAAGGCAACCAATCAACATCGTGTTTGTAAGTTAACAAGCCAGTGGAATATGAGAAGCGTAAAAAGCTTCCAGATTGCTAATTTAATTTTATACATAAAAGAACTTAAAGGAattacaataaattattatcTATAATGAAAAGGTATCAACAATGTACACGCAACGTAACTGCAGTAAATTAATTAAAGGTTTTAATTAGCTGTCCATCTTGGGTCACTTGATGGTCAATTTTGCCGGCGATGGACACCTTATTGAATTAATTGATCTTTCCGCTCTATTTAGTTGATACTAGGGTACAAACCTGGACAGGTGTTattgctacatgtataaaggCACGTGCTATTATTTAGGAGCTTTCGTGATGGTGGTGTTGCAATTAATAGGAGCCTTCGTGATGGAGGTGTTGCAATTAATTTTTAGTCAACATGCTATAGTTCCCTTGACAGACGTCTTCTGTGCTTTACAGGGCCCTATAGAGCACGTCCATGGGCAGCCCTTAAATGGCAGAATTCTGACAAAGCAaaccatgaaaatgggcccttgCCGGTTAGTCACGCAGCTGCTCCATTTCACTGCTATAACGATAATGAAAATACAATGACTTTGGTCCTTCATCAACCCAACTTTTCAAATTAAGCTGAAACTCACGGTTTCAGAACAATTGGATAATAGCTATAGCAAGTGCTGCTTGCTGGCGGCTGATCCTGAGCAATTTGCAcaacttttgtttgttaattaattaGCCTACATTTGAAATAGTTTTACCCACGTTGTCCTCGTTGAAATAGTATCTCACGATGCCATGTATTTCCCTTTTATTTTAGGAAGCTACTTCGGCAAGTTTGTCTTCATATAAACTCATGGAaaacaagccccccccccccccccccccccgaaaaaaaaaaaaaattccaagatATGTAATAATTGtgctaattgttttttaaatagtttttcaATGCCTGCCAGGGAAAATTGCATATTAAGCTTCTTACCACCAATTGATAAGATGCACAAAACAGTTGGCGGCCTGACCTTTCAACTCTGTAATGCAGAATTCGTCAAAGACTTTTAACTTTCTAAATATTTgtgtgaaactttttttttgttattccaaTTGCTGCAATCTAGTAAGCAACAGCATATTTCTATGGAGTCgaataatgttgtttttattaaagtatTTCGGACAAATATTGATCTCTGGTGGATTGGTTAGTTATATACTTTAACTCAAGGCCATATCAGGCAACATaatttggtttatttaaaataaaaagtaaataaaccTTAGTTGGTTACCAAAAATACAGGCACTACACAGCAAAAATGGCAATATCACAATAAAAAGTCTgcatacaaatgtacatgtgttAAACCTGTACATACACAAATGAGAAAGAACAAAGTCTCGGTTTGAGTTTGCATAGGATATGAACAGCCAGAATAGGATAAAATGTAAAGTGATTGGACAAAATCTGTTGAAAGCGCCCCCATGCATGCGGTCAAAGTGGTCAACTTCGTCTTTGTCTTTGATGAAGAGTTTATGATCCTTTTTTAATGGGGGTGTTTATTCACCTGTGGGAAACTTTCAACCCTTCCACCTGTcgggataaagacaggggcccagaaACATGGGCTGGAGCCTGGAGGAGgatggttcaaaagagggcgctatatataAACAAGTTTGTACTCAGTTTGCCATGAGGAACattgttaatttgttgttttgattttatttgtaattttttttttggggggggggaacccgCACCAGCTTCTAATACActgtattattttatgcaagtcggTGTCAAGTGTGGGTCTGATACAGCATTTAGGCCAACAATTAATTGGGAAATATAACAAGATTATTTGAATTAATCTTTGTCCAGAACACAGAGAGATGCAGTACACCAGGAGACGGGGGCAACCCTGAGAACTGACATGACAGAGAGAGATTCTTGGATCCTTGATTACACAAAGTCTTCATTGCTTAAATCATTTAAGGTAAATATCAATGAGACAAGCTACTCCCCTTTTATTAAGACTTTTTTtcaccaggggggggggggggggttggggtgggggtaGATGTATTAAAACACTTCATTTGTGTGTGGTTAGAATGGGGCGAGGCGAGACGTGGAAGCTCATGTCCCCACCGCCCTGCCCAAGCCCCACATGATTACAAATGAGATAGTACCAAAGCAGAACTAAATGGTTCAAAACTTTAAATTACACCCCTTAATTATGCCGCCATGAAAATTAAGTTgagataaaacattaaaataatgcaGGGAGAAAACAAGTAGGCTGGGGTACACAAGGATGTATTTGTCCATTATTAAATGATACAATAAGTCAACCCTCTCACTATATGACCATTCAATCAGCCActttaatgaataataatacctAATGGGATTCCACTTCAACAGATAATAATTATTGGAGTGGATTTTTATTGTAtcacagtttttaaaaactccttttttcttcacaaatgcaatatgtttgtgtgagattggctttaggttttaatttgcaatttatggaaaccctttaaaaatttaGCTACCCCTGCACGGGAtgatgtacacagatttgataatcaacagcgccctcttttgttggaCAAACAAGAGCGCTTTTGGGATTCCCCCAAAAACGTTcacgccatatgatttttacacattttaaacgttgttttattgttattttatacctgatgacgtcattatgacgtaattaggcctgtgttgtcttaaaaacactaaggttcaactatctgttgagtttcaaggttcaaattgatctcaatcttgagttatgccgtagataagctcaaaagttgtttttttgatgacaaaaacacgaaggcgaactttgacccagggtgacgacccggaagttaaagtcgtacgattttagtgttaacttttcaaatgtttcccaagtctttatctatccgatgctgaaatatgaacatcatagcttttctattcgttgagatacagcaacaagcaaatggtaatttttcaaaattaaaaaccctgtcatgacgtcatcaatgacgtcatcattcccaaaaagtggcggtttcttccactcactattgcctatgaacatagtaagttttaaaattgtacaagctttactcttgtttaaaagctcaaaagttgtttttttgatgtaaaatacacgaaggcgaactttgacccagggtaacgacccggaagttaaggtcgtacgattttggcgttaacttttcaaatgttgtccaagtctctatctatccgatgctgaaatatgaacatcatagcttcaatattcgttgagatacagcaacaagcaaattgtaatttttcaacattaaaaaccttgccatgacgtcatcaatgacgtcatcaatccaaaaaagtggcagtttcatctacgcactagtgcctatgtacaaagtaagttttaagtttgtacaagctttacttttgcttaaaagctcaaaagttgttttttgatgaaaaaatgcgaaggcgaactttgacccagggtaacaaccggaagttaaggtcatacgattttggcgttaacttttcaaatgttgtcaaagtctttatctatctaaTGTCCAAGTATGATAGATCATAGCCcatcatagcattcatattcgttgagatacagcgaaaagcaaatgtcgtttttcaactttaaaaaccttgccatgacctcattaatgacgtcatcattcccaaaaagtggctatttctcatctactcactattgcctatacgtacatagtaagttttaagtttgtacaatttttacttttgtttaaaattgctggagaaggttagcagggaaagaagaacatgagggaaaaaaaacagaacaataacaatagttgttcggctgttggccgaacacctaaaaaaaaacctaaaaaaaaaaacataacaataacaatagttgttcggctgttggccgaacacctaataacaatagctgttcggctgttggccgaacacctgaaaaaaaaacttaaaaaaaacataacaataacaatagttgttcggctgttggccgaacacctaacaatagttgttcgtctgttggccgaacacctaataatgccttgcagtaacactgttGCCTTACCAAAAGACgtgcgcacgcagtgatgtttttactcagctttttcgtttcATCCGAAAAGTACCGTTGCACGCTGGCAGCATGCAATTGCAAGgccaatggtacttttcggatggaacgaaaaagcacggtgagcgactcagcgtgcaatggtaatTTTacttgctatcacgtgacggacaatcctccaatcaaaggatggcaaggatctgcttgagTGTTAtatcctctgcttaccagttttcacgctattatgcctttttctttgaaaaaaaaaatttgaaaaaaaataatgatgccatatcaaccgatgccctaattatcttcatttgttaatattaagtatgcaaacatgtattaaaacttgatgaacattgaaatgttcaaaccacacaccgatcttcgatgacttaaACTGgcaccatttgttttgagtttttccagttttcacggcaaacgagaaagtatggtttcccggtgaagccatagatggaagaaacatctgcagtgactacaagtgttctttgagactctgtgtatgactgtatagccagcagttgccttcattttattcaaaattttttataataaattttttaaattaccatggaaacttgcaaaaaataaaaaaatataacaaatataaaaagtgtgaataattactggcttccaaatctgaattttatttattttttttatattttttttcttaatatttataataaagcgtataaataaacagtgataattgaatcaacaagctgatttgcgtacaaatcttcgctccaatgcagatccatttcgccttacttttcccatgactcACAGTAAGGCGGGAGATCGAACATTCACTGTTTCAGCAGCTAAagagtggaatgaacttccctccTATATTAAATCTGCTGAAACAGTGAATGTGTTTAAGAAGATTCTTAAAACCTACCTCTTTcctaattgattttgttttttgtttttattgttgtttgtttgtataatgtttaatttattgctctttgtaaacgctgtgatatggttttaccatgaatagcgtacctaaatgcttaataataataataataataataataatgtttaaatttggataattttccgcgcgtcgccaccaatttatccgccaaaaatattaaaaaatgatatataaggcacatggcttctttaagttaagcctcggtatttttttttccagaatgctcagcaaaatattcagtcacatgatttgatcatcgtgaattgtgaattgaaatagtgtttgatgaaacgttttcggtgggcaaaattttttatatggcctcaacattatgacatatttttgtaccttgtagaaatgcctaaaataccaaactttttgcatttacgagagcaaataaccagtggagccttacatgttcctaaagttttggtcaagggagaggagactctttgcttggaaaataaaaccacacaatatcTATCTacggactgtttacatcgcgcacagagaggtaaaagatttgccacgattttagggacacctcaaaaacaggacctcctacgatataatAGTTTCTACTCTAAGGTTTCTAGAACTAGAAGTATTCATATTCGAACACCGTCCCAAAAAATTTCTAACCCAACAAAACGTTTGTAAAAATTCAAGTTTGTcagtcactgtcactgtcaagTGTCAGATAAATCATGGCAGGATACCTACCAGGCGACTGCTAAAAATTCTCCGAAGCATGATAACACGTTCAGTAAAAGACTGGCCAATCTTATGTCTTAACCCAGCTGCACTCTGCAGTCAGAATCACGAACTTTCTCGTGCAATCATGGAGGTCGCCATCTTGCATGTCTTGTGTTTTGAACTTGTCTTCGCCTGcgcaagagagggcgctatatgcAAATTACGGTGATTTATTGTTaacgtaaacaatgaaaatgtgGCAATAAATCCGGAAGTCATTGAAGTAGGTTAGCAGTTTGCAATCGATCGTGCAGTTTGACACGTTTAAACTTTCGTTCGTACTACTAGATCTCCTACAGTCGTAGATCATTGTAGATACCAATAGATAGGTGGACGTTGTTGAGTTGACTAGCTGGTGAGGAAGTTTGTGAGTATTTTTTACTCTACTGACATATCTTGCTTGGTCTAGTGTAGTTAGTATACTTTTTTAGAGTAGACTATCTACTAATTACCATGTATTGCTCCATGTAATTACTAGAGACCCAGTGCAGTGGTGATGACTGGGACGCTAGCTCGATTCCCTTTTTTCGAagttttgacattatcggtcatctacatgtatgatctAGGGATTCTAGATAGATGACTGATAATCATAAATTAATGTCAACATTTCGAGAAAGGGAATCTAgcgcccagtcttctcacttagttttgtgtatctcaattctcattcatgacatgcattAAATAATATCAGTAAAGATATGAGCTCAAAATCAAATGGTCGTTGAATTGagtagacccttcccatgaaatatgtaaattgcacgtagtgcgtgcgcactaacgttttggttggcaaaatgagggaacgaTGCACTGTTTTTTGTACACGGctataatgggtgcgtgacgcagacgcaattgcgcgtctgcttagtgcacaactctatggtgtttgccaaccaacagggtctgtacgcatgcgtgaatgtaattagcatatttcatgggaagggtccattgaaattgggagagaataatggaagaaaaaaaaaattgtcaatgcttgttgcacaagttgtgtgatttcagatgcttgatttcgagacctcagtcaaaattaaattctaaggtcacgaaatcaaattcaaatattttaatgagaaattactttgttctcaaaaactacgttacttcagagggagtggtttctcacaatgtgttattctatcaacagctctccatgactctttaccaagtaagattttttgctaataattattttgagtaatgactgTACcaatgtcaagtgcctttaattgtaaaacattttatatTATCATAAATGCAGTGTACCGAGTGATGGTATGTGTTGGAAACTGAACGTACGCACATTGACTTTGGACTTGGACTAGTTTAGTCATGTCAGAATGTAATAAAAGGGACGTTGTTCCTCAATCAGGTTAAAGAAGAAGGATCTACTGCTCCAACATGAATACGTGtatgcctgtatgcttcgtttttaaaagggcaagggcaccaaggcattttctcctcatgtaaagggcactctatcaAGGAGATTGTAACTTAAGTTTCTACTGagtgcatttcaagggcacctaggcaatgacctggggcatTGAGgcatcgccttcattgcctctgtgaagtatcaggcctgcatgtaTTGTACAAGGTCGGAGTGAATAGTTTGTGTCTGTTGGTACCTGTGTACAAATGTCTATACTAACCACAGACAGAGCTGGGAGTGACAAAATAGGCCTACTgcgcgaaaaaaaaaaatgctgtgaTAAAGACCTCTAATATTAGTGTTAAACTTATCTGAGGTATGCAGTTTTTGCAGGAGATGTTGCAATATATGGTGATCCAAACTTGGTTTCAAGaacttattgtgtttttttcttacccaAAACAAATAGGTCCACTACCAACTTGGTAGAGTTCCATATCCATGATGTCGAATACAGAGGCAGAGAGCGATGTCCGGAAAAGATTCTCTGATATCCATCAGAGACTCAAGAAGCTCGGAGTCACGGACAAACAGATCGCCGTCCTGCCGTCTTGTCAGAAACTTCACAGAATGATTGAAACACAATCAAAGTCCAAAGTTGTCACTGTTGTTTGCACCATCGTCACAACTGTACTACTCACAGCTCTGCTTCTGTGTGTTTTTACAATTCTCGGCACGGCTGGTCTACTCCCAGACTCGCCGAGGGTGATACGCCTACACAGGGACTTGAGTTCAGTCTGGATGGGAAGTATCATGAACCTAAACATCGACACTGAAGCCTGTTTGGTGGAAGCTCCTGAGGCGGTCCTGGACCTCTTCCGATCCCCTGTCAACTGCACCATCTGCAGAGATGTAGTTGAGATCAAGAAGGTGACGGGCCTGACCCCTGAAGAATTTGAGAGCATCTATGCCTACTCGGCGAGACCGGTCGTCGTGATGGACGGCGCCAAGAATTGGACGGCACAGGAGCATCTCAGCTTTCAGTTTTTCCAAGACGTTTACGGCCCAAATAGCCCTGTGCTCGAGGGCACCTCTCCTGATTGTCAGTTCTTCCCATATAGATCCAGTTTTGACAGTCTACAAGAAGTGTTTGAAATGACACCAGAGCAAGCCAACCTGTCAGATGGTTCCAAACCTTGGTATATTGGGTGGTATGTACTTTTAGTCTAACTCTCTGAAGAAATGCTAGTCTTGGTGAAAGACGTTTTTTGATTTCCTTTACGCACAGCGCGGCCACATCGACCACTGTATACACTCACCTGACTTAGCCCATGAGAGCtggttggtgagttggccgcgctgtctGTGAAAGGATAATGCTTACACCAAGACTAAAGAAATGCCAAATGGCGTGCTGTTGCCAAGCAGTCCACCAGAATCG is part of the Asterias rubens chromosome 4, eAstRub1.3, whole genome shotgun sequence genome and harbors:
- the LOC117289045 gene encoding uncharacterized protein LOC117289045, producing the protein MMSNTEAESDVRKRFSDIHQRLKKLGVTDKQIAVLPSCQKLHRMIETQSKSKVVTVVCTIVTTVLLTALLLCVFTILGTAGLLPDSPRVIRLHRDLSSVWMGSIMNLNIDTEACLVEAPEAVLDLFRSPVNCTICRDVVEIKKVTGLTPEEFESIYAYSARPVVVMDGAKNWTAQEHLSFQFFQDVYGPNSPVLEGTSPDCQFFPYRSSFDSLQEVFEMTPEQANLSDGSKPWYIGWSNCDSAAANVLRQHYRRPYFLPPESESSKTDWIFMGSPGYGAHMHIDNVELPSWQAQIKGHKRWTLEPPPECYLECGKILEVEVHPGEIIVLDTNKWFHQTQIIGSEMSITIGSEYD